From Nicotiana tabacum cultivar K326 chromosome 22, ASM71507v2, whole genome shotgun sequence, one genomic window encodes:
- the LOC107809497 gene encoding biotin synthase, mitochondrial, with the protein MMWLRSIRRPLSSLVLLQSRPPNYSSLSASAAAIESERCIREGPRNDWSRDEIKSIYDSPLLDLLFHGAQVHRHSHNFREVQQCTLLSIKTGGCSEDCSYCPQSSRYDTGLKAQKLMNEDAVLEAARKAKEAGSTRFCMGAAWRDTIGRKTNMNQITKYVKEIRDMGMEVCCTLGMLEKQQALELKKAGLTAYNHNLDTSREYYPNIITTRTYDERLETLKHVREAGINVCSGGIIGLGEAEEDRIGLLHTLATLPTHPESVPINALIAVKGTPLEDQKPVEIWDMIRMISTARITMPSAMVRLSAGRVRFSIPEQALCFLAGANSIFTGDKLLTTPNNDYDADQNMFKLLGLVPKAPNFSEDEKDSEDEKLEASV; encoded by the exons ATGATGTGGCTTCGATCGATTCGACGGCCGTTATCGTCGTTAGTTCTACTGCAGTCGCGCCCCCCGAATTATTCCTCATTATCAGCTTCAGCAGCTGCAATAGAATCGGAGAGATGTATAAGGGAAGGGCCTAGAAATGACTGGAGCAGAGATGAAATCAAGTCTATTTACGACTCCCCACTCCTCGATCTCCTTTTTCATGGC gCTCAAGTACATAGACATTCTCATAACTTTAGAGAAGTACAGCAGTGTACTTTGCTGTCTATTAAGACAGGGGGATGCAGTGAAGATTGTTCATATTGTCCTCAATCATCTAGATACGATACAGGACTGAAAGCACAAAAACTCATGAATGAGGATGCTGTTCTTGAAGCAGCAAGAAAG GCAAAAGAGGCAGGAAGCACTCGTTTTTGTATGGGTGCTGCATGGAGGGATACCATAGGAAGGAAAACCAATATGAACCAGATCACCAAGTATGTGAAGGAAATAAG GGACATGGGAATGGAGGTTTGCTGTACCTTGGGAATGCTTGAGAAGCAACAAGCTTTAGAGCTCAAGAAAGCAGGTCTTACAGCATACAATCACAACCTTGACACCTCAAGAGAGTACTACCCTAATATTATAACCACAAGAACATACGACGAGCGGCTGGAAACACTGAAGCATGTACGTGAAGCAGGAATTAATGTGTGTTCAG GTGGAATAATAGGGCTTGGTGAGGCTGAAGAGGATAGAATTGGTTTGTTGCATACCCTGGCAACTCTTCCGACTCACCCTGAGAGTGTCCCAATTAATGCACTTATTGCAGTAAAAGGCACGCCCCTGGAAGACCAGAAG CCAGTGGAAATATGGGATATGATTCGGATGATTTCGACAGCGAGAATAACAATGCCAAGCGCAATGGTTAGGCTTTCTGCCGGAAGAGTTCGGTTTTCTATCCCTGAGCAGGCTCTGTGTTTCCTTGCTGGTGCAAATTCCATCTTTACAGGTGACAAGTTATTGACTACACCCAACAATGACTATGATGCTGATCAGAATATGTTCAAATTACTTGGACTTGTTCCTAAAGCTCCAAATTTCTCGGAGGATGAAAAAGATTCTGAAGATGAAAAGTTGGAAGCATCTGTTTAG